A portion of the Terriglobales bacterium genome contains these proteins:
- a CDS encoding tetratricopeptide repeat protein produces ANQYYFQGLARMNTGHWQEAEAPLRKAVEIWPREANFHQALGMALRRLGKDDEARRELEIALRLNPASSARQQLNEIERGIPAAR; encoded by the coding sequence TGCCAACCAGTACTACTTCCAGGGGCTGGCGCGAATGAACACCGGTCACTGGCAGGAGGCCGAAGCACCGCTGCGAAAGGCGGTGGAGATCTGGCCGCGGGAAGCAAACTTCCACCAGGCGCTGGGTATGGCGCTGAGGCGACTGGGCAAGGACGACGAGGCGCGCCGAGAGTTGGAAATCGCGCTCCGGTTGAACCCGGCCTCGAGCGCGCGCCAGCAGCTGAACGAAATCGAGCGAGGGATTCCCGCTGCTCGCTAG
- a CDS encoding tetratricopeptide repeat protein, translating to MTALSYAASLRFEFVFDDHLSIERNPLLNSWRNVPRFFSEHFWSHVEGVPPRFYRPLLLLWFLVNRSVFGLHPAWFHATTVLMHLLAVALVYALAARLLQDRRAALVAAAVFALHPTRVESVAWISGVADPLLAVCFVGAFLCYLNSREAPARRATWRALALLLFAGALAAKEIAVVLPALVFLHACFTEESTRRAKMVAGAKAMFPYLALAIGFVVIRAKALGGWVAASSISTGTAMLTAPRLLAFYLRLLLWPVGLSPYYDLEYVDHVGPAFLVPLAVVGLCGAGIGWWWMRGRDWRVAWAASWGLLALLPALNARFVNENELVHDRYLYLGSVGVALLAGLGWRWLDQRLRPGLAWVAPGLALVAGAAMAVGSAQQSMYWRNDGALFTRAVEVAPRSFKARLSLATVYKDRGRLAEAIEQFKAADEVQPGWLSAFNLGICYYESGDLDLAEKHFRRAIAFAPDVSETYVRLAVIRLARDDAEQAEGLLRKAVGISPNAPGYHFLLGVAYGNQGKKEAALEAFQEEVRRFPESTQAREAIRRLEAMPARTR from the coding sequence GTGACGGCGCTCAGCTACGCCGCCAGCCTGCGCTTCGAGTTCGTCTTTGACGACCACCTGAGCATCGAGCGGAACCCGCTTCTCAACTCCTGGCGGAACGTCCCGCGATTCTTCAGCGAACATTTCTGGAGCCACGTAGAGGGTGTTCCGCCGCGCTTTTACCGGCCACTGCTGCTGTTGTGGTTTCTGGTGAACCGCAGCGTGTTCGGGCTGCACCCGGCGTGGTTCCATGCCACCACCGTGCTCATGCATCTGCTGGCCGTCGCGCTGGTGTACGCCCTGGCGGCGCGGTTGTTGCAAGACCGGCGAGCGGCACTGGTGGCGGCCGCCGTGTTCGCCCTGCATCCGACCCGCGTGGAGAGCGTGGCGTGGATCTCCGGGGTGGCCGATCCGCTGCTGGCCGTGTGCTTTGTGGGCGCGTTCCTCTGCTATCTGAATTCCCGGGAAGCTCCGGCAAGGCGCGCAACCTGGAGGGCATTGGCGCTGCTGCTGTTTGCCGGAGCGCTCGCCGCCAAAGAGATTGCGGTGGTTTTGCCGGCACTGGTTTTCCTGCACGCCTGCTTCACCGAGGAATCCACGCGCCGGGCGAAGATGGTGGCAGGCGCCAAGGCCATGTTTCCTTATCTGGCGTTGGCAATTGGGTTCGTGGTGATCCGGGCGAAGGCGCTGGGAGGATGGGTAGCGGCGTCTTCCATCTCTACCGGCACCGCAATGCTGACCGCCCCACGACTGCTGGCCTTCTACCTGAGACTGCTGCTGTGGCCGGTGGGACTGAGTCCCTACTATGACCTTGAGTACGTGGACCATGTGGGACCTGCTTTCCTGGTTCCGCTGGCCGTGGTCGGGCTGTGCGGTGCGGGAATCGGATGGTGGTGGATGCGCGGGCGCGATTGGCGGGTGGCCTGGGCTGCTTCTTGGGGACTGCTGGCGTTGCTGCCCGCGCTCAACGCGCGCTTCGTCAATGAGAACGAACTGGTTCACGACCGCTACCTCTATCTTGGGTCCGTAGGCGTTGCGCTGCTGGCGGGTTTGGGATGGCGATGGCTCGACCAGCGGCTGCGTCCCGGCCTGGCGTGGGTGGCGCCCGGCCTGGCCTTGGTGGCGGGAGCCGCTATGGCGGTGGGCAGCGCACAGCAAAGCATGTACTGGCGCAATGACGGGGCGCTCTTCACTCGCGCCGTGGAAGTGGCGCCCCGGAGCTTCAAAGCCCGCTTGAGCCTGGCCACGGTTTACAAGGATCGCGGAAGACTCGCGGAGGCCATTGAGCAGTTCAAGGCCGCCGATGAGGTGCAGCCGGGGTGGCTTTCCGCATTCAATCTGGGAATCTGCTATTACGAATCCGGCGACCTGGACCTGGCCGAGAAACACTTCAGGCGCGCGATTGCGTTCGCGCCCGACGTTTCTGAAACCTACGTCCGGCTGGCCGTGATCCGGCTGGCCCGGGACGACGCGGAGCAAGCCGAAGGGCTGCTGCGAAAGGCGGTCGGGATCAGCCCCAATGCTCCCGGATATCACTTTCTGCTGGGCGTGGCCTACGGAAACCAGGGTAAGAAGGAAGCGGCATTGGAAGCCTTCCAGGAAGAAGTCCGCCGCTTTCCGGAGTCGACCCAGGCACGGGAAGCGATTCGACGGCTGGAAGCGATGCCGGCGCGCACGCGCTAG
- a CDS encoding prepilin-type N-terminal cleavage/methylation domain-containing protein, with translation MRKQKGFSLIELLIVVAIILIIAAIAIPNLLRSRISANESSAVGSIRTLNTAEVTYSTTYPNVGFTCTLSALGPPTGNPTSTAAGLVDNVLASGQKSGYGFALGSCTGSPVVTYNSQGTPVAIGQTGQRAFCSDQSGVIRFAADGSGATCLAGSTALQ, from the coding sequence ATGCGCAAACAGAAAGGATTCTCGCTGATCGAGTTGCTGATCGTCGTGGCGATCATTCTGATCATCGCGGCTATCGCCATCCCGAACCTGCTGCGTTCGCGAATTTCCGCGAACGAGTCTTCGGCGGTGGGCTCGATCCGCACCCTGAACACAGCGGAAGTCACCTACTCGACCACCTATCCCAACGTCGGCTTTACCTGCACGCTGAGTGCCCTCGGTCCGCCGACCGGCAACCCGACTTCCACGGCTGCTGGCCTAGTCGACAACGTGCTGGCTTCTGGTCAGAAAAGCGGCTACGGCTTTGCTCTGGGAAGCTGCACCGGTTCGCCGGTTGTGACCTACAACTCGCAGGGTACCCCGGTGGCCATCGGCCAGACTGGGCAGCGCGCGTTCTGCTCCGATCAGTCGGGCGTGATCCGCTTCGCGGCTGACGGTTCGGGCGCCACCTGCCTGGCGGGTTCGACCGCTCTGCAGTAA